In Carassius auratus strain Wakin chromosome 46, ASM336829v1, whole genome shotgun sequence, the following proteins share a genomic window:
- the or61a1 gene encoding odorant receptor 123-1: MDNISSFSSFSLVALNGTSRSNRMTAFSFALPGYLVTIFVNSALICIIVLEKVLHKPMYIFLCNLSINGLYGATGFYPPLLYYLLNESNVISLKECAIQSFAIFTYAIGEFTNLCIMAFDRYLAICRPLYYHTVMTTITIWRLLTFIWMFPCCTAILIILMTLRFPICMNQINKLYCENWVLERLACRVDTIQFVVNGIFTCAINALVWFVFLSYVKILIACKHSAQSHKKFVTTCLPHLIAFLNYVVWSLFNTLYELFGTGSLPQSFKNFLSVSFLIIPPLVNPIIYGIILTPIRTKAKKIFQRYQLRNTRLSPEVICVVHNADPVNCRIASALDFMQEKLSTGTCPATLKVYVAAISACHTLIDRMPLGRHPLPSRFLRGARRRRPAVLSWAVHLVILEAFRPPPFTTSEQEKSYRLCPVRALQAYVHCTSQWRKSEQLFVCYGGGNRGAVATRQTMSHWVREAIDLAYEAPHLHNLRNIFKQGGVGILVPNVLSSAASTEAFEKECSRYLVP, from the exons ATGGACAACatctcctccttctcctctttctctctcgtaGCTCTGAATGGAACCAGCAGGTCCAACAGGATGACTGCATTCTCTTTTGCCTTGCCAGGCTATTTAGTGACCATTTTTGTGAACTCAGCTTTGATTTGCATAATTGTTCTGGAGAAAGTTCTCCACAAGCctatgtatatttttttgtgcaatttaaGTATAAATGGATTATACGGAGCTACAGGATTTTATCCACCTCTGCTGTATTATTTACTAAATGAATCCAACGTAATCTCTTTGAAAGAATGTGCCATCCAAAGCTTTGCCATTTTCACCTATGCAATAGGTGAGTTTACTAATTTGTGCATAATGGCATTTGATAGATACTTAGCAATCTGCAGACCTCTGTACTACCATACTGTCATGACCACAATCACTATTTGGAGGCTGCTGACTTTCATTTGGATGTTTCCCTGCTGCACTGCAATACTGATAATACTGATGACGCTCAGGTTTCCCATTTGCATGAATCAGATAAACAAACTGTACTGTGAAAACTGGGTCTTGGAGAGACTTGCCTGCAGGGTGGACACCATTCAGTTTGTGGTTAATGGAATATTCACATGTGCTATTAATGCTTTGGTAtggtttgtgtttttgtcttatgtAAAAATACTGATTGCTTGTAAGCACTCTGCTCAAAGCCACAAGAAGTTTGTAACCACATGTCTGCCACATTTGATAGCCTTTTTGAATTATGTGGTCTGGTCTCTTTTTAATACACTATATGAGCTGTTTGGAACTGGCAGTCTACCTCAGAGTTTTAAAAACTTCTTGTCGGTTTCATTTTTGATCATTCCACCTCTGGTTAATCCTATAATATATGGAATTATACTAACACCTATTAGgactaaagcaaaaaaaatattccaaa GGTACCAACTGAGGAACACAAGGCTTTCGCCGGAGGTTATTTGTGTGGTACACAATGCTGATCCAGTCAACTGCCGCATTGCTTCAGCTCTGGACTTCATGCAAGAGAAATTGTCAACAGGCACATGCCCTGCTACTCTTAAGGTTTATGTGGCCGCTATTTCGGCTTGCCACACCTTGATTGACAGGATGCCACTTGGGAGACACCCTCTGCCCTCTCGCTTCCTTCGTGGGGCCAGACGACGGAGGCCTGCA GTTCTGTCTTGGGCTGTACACCTGGTCATTCTAGAGGCCTTCCGCCCTCCACCCTTCACAACGTCAGAGCAGGAGAAATCTTATAGACTGTGTCCAGTCCGTGCTCTTCAGGCTTACGTCCACTGCACTAGCCAGTGGCGTAAGTCGGAGCAGCTGTTCGTCTGTTATGGTGGTGGTAACAGAGGAGCAGTTGCCACCAGGCAGACCATGTCTCACTGGGTCAGGGAGGCTATTGATTTGGCTTATGAGGCGC CACACCTGCACAACCTTAGGAACATTTTCAAGCAAGGCGGCgtgggtattctcgttcccaatGTGCTGAGCAGCGCAGCATCAACTGAAGCTTTTGAAAAGGAATGTTCCAGgtaccttgttccctga
- the LOC113063749 gene encoding olfactory receptor 14J1-like, which yields MDNISSPHFLTVTALNEWDWTSRIIFVSFALPVYLLTIVLNATLIMIITFEKALHEPMYIFLCNLCVNDLCGTTGFYPRALVYLLTETKTISLEECIVQSLVIVVYAVGEFTNLSVMAVDRYIAICQPLRYHTIMSPFTVVSLVTFIWIFPFFIGLMTVSLALKHPLCRYDIHKLFCEHLTLMNLACKQDIFQGIINGFLYISMAVFFVFVLISYLKIILACTKSKVNREKFYSTCVPHLISFLNTTCGLSDSLLTRFKVEKLSNIAYTFLSVIFLTVPPFVNPVIYGIKLGPIRAKILYFQSPRINNL from the coding sequence ATGGATAACATCTCCTCTCCCCACTTTCTCACTGTCACGGCTCTGAATGAGTGGGACTGGACCAGCAGGATCATATTTGTTTCATTTGCTCTTCCAGTTTACCTTCTGACTATTGTTCTTAATGCCACATTGATAATGATTATTACTTTCGAGAAAGCCCTGCATGAGCCCATGTACATTTTCTTGTGTAATCTCTGTGTTAATGATCTGTGTGGAACTACAGGGTTTTATCCCAGGGCTTTGGTATATTTACTCACAGAAACAAAAACGATTTCACTTGAGGAATGTATTGTACAAAGTCTTGTCATTGTGGTCTATGCAGTTGGTGAATTCACAAATTTAAGTGTCATGGCTGTTGATAGGTACATAGCGATCTGTCAACCTTTACGGTATCATACCATTATGTCACCTTTCACTGTGGTGAGCCTGGTGACTTTTATTTGGATATTCCCCTTTTTCATAGGTCTAATGACAGTTTCATTGGCTCTGAAACACCCTCTTTGCAGATATGATATACATAAACTTTTCTGTGAACACCTTACATTGATGAATCTTGCATGCAAACAAGATATTTTTCAAGGGATCATTAATGGATTTCTCTATATCAGCATGgctgtcttttttgtttttgttctgatttcctatttaaaaataattctagCTTGTACAAAATCTAAAGTAAATCGAGAGAAGTTCTACAGCACATGTGTACCACACttgatttcatttctaaacacaaCCTGTGGTCTTTCAGATTCTCTTCTCACAAGATTTAAAGTAGAAAAATTGTCAAATATAGCATATACATTTTTGTCTGTTATATTCCTGACTGTTCCCCCTTTTGTCAATCCTGTAATATATGGTATAAAATTAGGTCCAATCAGGGCAAAAATATTGTATTTCCAAAGTCCAAGGATTAATAACTTGTAG
- the LOC113063676 gene encoding olfactory receptor 14J1-like — MNNISSPKFLTITALNEWDWTSRIIFFSFALPVYLLTIVLNAALIMIIAFEKALHEPMYIFLCNLCVNDLCGTTGFYPRALVYLLTETNRISIEECIVQCLAVVMYTTGEFTNLSVMAIDRYIAICQPLRYYTIMSPFTVRSLVTFIWIFPFFIGVMAISLALKHPLCRHDMHRLFCEHLSLMNLACKQDIFQGIINGFIYISKAVFFVFVLISYLKIILACRKSKVNQEKFYSTCVPHLISFMITTCGLSDSLLTRFKAETVSNIASTFLSVIILTVPPVVNPVIYGIKLGPIRAKILYIFKSQRIHNF, encoded by the coding sequence ATGAATAACATCTCCTCTCCCAAATTTCTCACTATCACAGCTCTGAATGAGTGGGACTGGACCAGCAGGATCATATTTTTCTCATTTGCTCTTCCAGTTTACCTTCTGACTATTGTTCTGAATGCTGCCTTGATTATGATTATTGCTTTTGAGAAAGCCCTGCATGAACCCATGTACATTTTCTTGTGTAATCTCTGTGTTAATGATCTGTGTGGAACTACAGGGTTTTATCCCAGGGCTTTGGTATATTTACTCACAGAAACTAACAGGATTTCAATTGAGGAATGTATTGTACAATGTCTTGCTGTTGTGATGTATACAACTGGGGAATTCACCAATTTAAGTGTCATGGCTATTGATAGGTACATAGCAATCTGTCAACCTTTACGTTATTACACCATTATGTCACCTTTCACTGTGAGGAGCCTGGTGACTTTTATTTGGATATTTCCATTTTTCATAGGGGTAATGGCAATTTCACTGGCTCTGAAACACCCTCTGTGCAGACATGACATGCATAGACTTTTCTGTGAGCATCTTTCCCTGATGAATCTTGCATGCAAACAAGACATTTTTCAAGGCATCATTAATGGATTTATCTATATCAGCAAggctgtattttttgtttttgttctgatatcctatttaaaaataatactagCTTGTCGAAAATCTAAAGTTAATCAAGAGAAGTTCTACAGCACATGTGTGCCACACCTAATTTCCTTTATGATTACAACATGTGGTCTTTCCGATTCTCTTCTCACAAGATTTAAAGCAGAAACAGTGTCTAATATAGCATCTACATTTTTGTCTGTTATCATCCTGACTGTTCCCCCTGTTGTCAATCCTGTAATATATGGTATAAAATTAGGTCCAATTAGGgcaaaaatattgtatattttcaaAAGTCAAAGGATTCATAACTTTTAG